From Anopheles funestus chromosome 3RL, idAnoFuneDA-416_04, whole genome shotgun sequence, a single genomic window includes:
- the LOC125772260 gene encoding DE-cadherin-like, protein MLKEEQSVGTPVMRVTATDPDPRQTIEYSFVTTPGERARFRIDKSTGEITTAHIFDRDEPIREKEIYITVRATDNGRPRLDDVCTFKVTILDINDNPPVFDKVRYEESVTKDMKANQRVATISATDMDDGDNSIIKYEIVQMNPDSSYFKINENNGVLTLTKPVDRSPGQYYAIRVRAYNVDPQGEAVQDAEMDVKVRVVESNKLPPYFTKVQATPIVLNETFKNYTESLAEFDAESNIPEKPEVIFELIQGRAEQTNSKNTFLLEQVNNTASIKLGKTLDYETVTEYTLTVSVKNSHDLVAEAVLKIKVLDENDIIPVFTEVTSGTIPEDEPPGTPVMQVRAYDLDGTSANNIVSYRFDDENQQLFHIDSRTGKITSLVKFDQEAKDFYPLKITAEDNSPSALYRNGKPNSISQLFIIKISDKNDHQPKFVKDHFVAENVPEDADINTVLIEVTAIDQDTASLITYSIIEGNVGNAFKIDENTGRISVNSRLDYETIRSYQLIVQADDGIFQDNVTVSIKIENVNDNPPRFIDLRNVTIQEETIPPGCIMTIQAFDPDIENRDEPQHIRFSFVKEQEDLLEIDDNGCLRLRKALDRDPPQGFKSWQFIITATDEDGAGKKTPATVIFFLEDINDNAPYLSNAMPVVWEENRSSGLIVRLTAEDVDEAQNGPPFHYNIDPNAPYEIKERFQVQGDELYALVKFDREEQKEYRVPIRISDSGEEPMSDVSMLHLVIGDENDSEMWPGDSRIFVYNYKGESPNTEVGRVYVDDPDDWDLADKTFQWDDATRHQSVDFFDLNRDTGMITMLQGTRGGEYELNFHVIEQSSYFPRHNVTAKVIVTVKEIPEEAVDKSGSIRFHNVTAEEFVSRTSGQQTTPKDRLQMSIAKTLNVSRENVDVFTVLKRDNVNGTFLDVRFSAHGSPYYAPERLNGMLGYGLRQLEEDVGLSVLMVGIDECIEEGRNCELSCKNTLYKSNVPIAVYTNTSSFVGVNAFVQAECVCEVPPPSLTCLNGGFLVNDRCSCLEGFEGPHCEMLSIGFYGSGYALYPPISPCNMTRISIELSPHQEDGLVMYIGPLNYNPRLPVQDFLALELVKGLPVLLLDYGSGTIRIEHRHRFPQGKPFTVELVLQPQTIEMIVDNCKLSTCMSPKGPNRFLNVNAPLQLGGAAVNLNYLGSLYNWTYIPQDKGFSGCLRNLTINERLYDFYATIIYSKPNNGKPKVEVESPTVATSSLIMFMRRLISLANMINAGMMN, encoded by the exons ATGCTAAAGGAGGAACAATCGGTAGGTACGCCGGTGATGCGTGTAACCGCTACCGATCCCGACCCCCGACAAACGATCGAGTACAGCTTCGTAACAACGCCAGGAGAACGAGCCCGCTTTCGCATTGACAAGAGCACAGGAGAGATCACGACGGCTCACATCTTCGATCGCGATGAACCAATTCGTGAGAAGGAGATCTACATCACGGTGCGTGCGACCGATAATGGACGACCTCGGTTAGACGATGTGTGCACCTTCAAAGTGACGATCCTTGACATCAACGACAATCCGCCTGTATTCGATAAGGTGCGCTATGAAGAGTCTGTGACGAAAGACATGAAAGCGAACCAGCGCGTAGCTACCATATCGGCAACGGATATGGATGATGGGGATAACAGCATTATCAAGTATGAGATCGTGCAAATGAACCCAGACAGCAGTTACTTCAAAATCAACGAGAACAACGGTGTGCTCACTCTAACGAAACCGGTTGACCGCAGTCCTGGCCAGTACTATGCCATACGCGTGAGGGCATATAATGTTGATCCACAGGGGGAAGCTGTACAAGATGCGGAGATGGACGTCAAAGTTCGTGTTGTGGAGTCCAATAAACTTCCTCCTTACTTCACCAAGGTGCAAGCGACGCCCATCGTGCTGAATGAAACGTTCAAGAATTATACCGAATCATTAGCAGAGTTCGATGCAGAATCAAACATTCCCGAAAAACCAGAAGTCATCTTCGAGCTCATTCAAGGCCGTGCGGAACAAACGAATTCGAAAAACACCTTTCTACTGGAACAGGTTAATAATACTGCCTCAATCAAGCTAGGAAAGACGCTGGATTATGAAACCGTGACGGAGTATACTCTCACAGTGAGCGTGAAAAATTCACACGACTTAGTCGCAGAAGCTGTGCTGAAGATTAAGGTGCTGGATGAGAACGACATTATCCCGGTGTTCACGGAAGTGACATCGGGCACTATTCCGGAAGACGAACCACCCGGTACTCCTGTGATGCAGGTACGAGCATATGATCTTGATGGAACTTCTGCCAACAACATCGTGTCGTACAGGTTCGACGATGAAAATCAACAGTTGTTTCACATTGATAGTCGAACGGGTAAAATTACGTCGCTGGTAAAGTTTGACCAAGAAGCGAAAGATTTTTATCCTTTGAAGATCACCGCCGAAGACAACTCTCCATCGGCACTGTACAGAAACGGTAAACCGAATAGTATCTCTCAGCTATTCATCATTAAGATCTCAGATAAGAACGATCACCAACCGAAATTTGTAAAAGATCACTTTGTAGCCGAAAATGTACCGGAGGATGCAGATATTAACACGGTACTGATCGAAGTGACTGCTATAGATCAAGACACGGCCTCACTAATTACCTACAGCATTATTGAAGGTAATGTGGGCAATGCGTTCAAGATCGATGAGAATACTGGTCGTATCTCAGTAAACAGCCGTCTGGACTATGAGACTATCCGTAGCTACCAGTTGATAGTGCAAGCAGACGATGGTATCTTCCAGGACAACGTCACTGTTTCGATTAAAATCGAAAATGTCAACGATAATCCTCCACGCTTTATAGACCTCCGCAATGTGACGATCCAGGAAGAAACGATTCCTCCTGGCTGTATCATGACCATCCAGGCATTTGATCCGGACATTGAGAATCGAGACGAACCACAACACATACGATTCTCGTTTGTAAAAGAACAAGAGGATTTGCTGGAGATCGATGACAACGGATGTCTGCGGCTAAGAAAAGCGCTTGATCGTGATCCACCGCAGGGCTTTAAGAGTTGGCAATTTATTATCACCGCAACGGATGAAGATGGCGCAGGAAAGAAAACTCCGGCTactgtgatttttttcctggaaGATATTAACGACAACGCACCGTATCTATCGAACGCAATGCCAGTTGTGTGGGAAGAGAATCGATCATCTGGTTTGATCGTAAGACTGACGGCAGAAGACGTAGACGAAGCACAGAATGGTCCGCCATTCCATTACAACATTGATCCAAACGCACCATATGAGATCAAGGAACGGTTCCAAGTGCAAGGGGACGAACTGTATGCGCTGGTAAAGTTTGATCGAGAAGAGCAAAAGGAGTATCGAGTACCGATCAGGATCAGCGACTCTGGTGAAGAACCGATGAGCGACGTCAGTATGTTGCATCTTGTGATTGGCGATGAAAATGACAGCGAGATGTGGCCGGGTGATAGTCGTATCTTCGTTTACAACTACAAAGGCGAATCGCCCAACACGGAAGTTGGTCGAGTTTACGTGGATGATCCAGACGACTGGGATCTAGCGGACAAGACGTTCCAGTGGGACGATGCTACTCGTCATCAGTCGGTGGACTTCTTCGACCTTAATCGTGATACTGGCATGATCACCATGCTACAAGGTACTCGTGGTGGAGAGTATGAGCTGAACTTCCACGTGATTGAGCAGTCGAGCTACTTTCCGCGCCACAACGTTACAGCCAAAGTGATAGTAACGGTTAAAGAGATCCCCGAGGAGGCAGTCGATAAGAGTGGATCGATCCGCTTCCATAATGTAACGGCGGAGGAGTTTGTGTCTCGTACATCCGGTCAACAGACCACTCCAAAAGATCGACTGCAGATGAGCATTGCAAAAACTCTCAACGTGAGTCGCGAGAACGTGGACGTGTTCACTGTTTTGAAGCGCGACAATGTCAACGGCACATTCTTGGATGTACGGTTTTCCGCACACGGTAGTCCTTATTACGCACCTGAGCGACTTAATGGAATGCTCGGCTATGGACTTCGCCAGCTGGAAGAAGACGTGGGTCTGTCAGTGTTAATGGTGGGAATCGACGAGTGCATCGAAGAGGGTCGCAACTGTGAGCTATCGTGCAAGAACACACTCTACAAATCAAACGTCCCGATCGCAGTTTACACTAACACCAGTTCGTTTGTGGGTGTGAATGCCTTCGTACAGGCGGAGTGCGTGTGTGAGGTTCCACCACCCTCGCTTACATGTCTAAATGGAGGCTTCCTGGTAAATGATCGCTGTTCCTGTCTAGAAGGCTTCGAAGGTCCACATTGCGAGATGCTAAGCATCGGATTCTACGGTAGTGGATATGCTCTTTACCCTCCGATCAGTCCTTGTAATATGACGCGCATCAGTATAGAGCTTTCGCCCCACCAGGAAGATGGTTTGGTGATGTACATTGGCCCGCTTAACTACAATCCTCGTCTGCCCGTGCAAGACTTCTTGGCGCTAGAGCTCGTCAAAGGACTTCCAGTACTACTCCTTGATTACGGTAGCGGCACTATCCGAATCGAACATCGTCACCGTTTCCCGCAAGGCAAACCTTTTACTGTAGAGCTCGTGCTACAGCCGCAGACGATCGAGATGATCGTAGACAACTGCAAGTTGTCCACGTGCATGAGTCCGAAAGGACCGAACCGCTTCCTTAACGTAAACGCTCCTCTTCAGCTAGGAGGTGCAGCCGTCAATTTGAACTATCTTGGATCATTGTACAACTGGACGTACATTCCTCAAGATAAAGGTTTCAGCGGCTGCCTAAGAAATCTTACCATCAACGAACGATTATACGATTT CTACGCAACAATAATCTATAGCAAACCAAACAATGGCAAACCTAAGGTAGAAGTTGAA AGTCCAACAGTAGCGACAAGTTCGCTCATCATGTTTATGAGACGATTGATAAGCCTTGCCAATATGATCAACGCGGGTATGATGAACTAA